A genome region from bacterium SCSIO 12844 includes the following:
- a CDS encoding lysoplasmalogenase, translating to MILSVLIFISMILAVIGNYRNRYMLYLFKPATIVIIIVYILTAKVHSQWYADLIVIGLIFSLIGDVFLMLPQDRFVFGLAAFLMAHLVYILALYFHIYAFEYWLLIPLVIYGLAIFYYLYPKLDEFKLPVMIYICVILVMIWFACVWWLNGGPWFIFIGVILFGLSDTVLAIDKFRFSFKQAQAIILLTYFIAQYCIASSTMT from the coding sequence ATGATTTTAAGTGTTTTAATTTTTATATCGATGATTTTAGCAGTTATAGGAAACTATCGTAATCGTTATATGCTTTACCTATTTAAACCTGCAACAATCGTTATAATTATTGTCTATATATTAACTGCAAAAGTTCACAGTCAGTGGTATGCTGATTTAATCGTTATTGGGCTTATTTTTTCTTTGATCGGTGATGTCTTTTTGATGTTGCCACAAGATCGTTTTGTTTTTGGTTTAGCTGCATTTTTAATGGCACATTTAGTTTATATACTCGCTTTGTACTTTCATATTTATGCTTTTGAATATTGGCTATTAATCCCTCTAGTGATATATGGGTTAGCTATATTTTACTATTTATATCCAAAATTGGATGAATTTAAACTCCCTGTAATGATTTATATTTGTGTTATTCTTGTGATGATTTGGTTTGCCTGTGTTTGGTGGCTTAATGGTGGACCGTGGTTTATCTTTATTGGAGTGATATTGTTTGGGTTATCTGATACAGTTTTAGCAATTGATAAATTTCGATTTTCATTTAAACAAGCGCAAGCGATTATTTTACTAACTTATTTTATTGCACAATATTGTATTGCAAGTTCAACAATGACTTAG